Proteins from a genomic interval of Oncorhynchus masou masou isolate Uvic2021 unplaced genomic scaffold, UVic_Omas_1.1 unplaced_scaffold_3237, whole genome shotgun sequence:
- the LOC135534269 gene encoding NHS-like protein 3 yields the protein HLNPHHIFTHKSTCLILRPSLNPLLSGSTFKPLNPVKRLEKGKNRSRRTTIMGIPQQVQRELDLHTGSAYQVPSKLPNGSGGQGSGSQPDVVVIPTIDGETPLANHDGAKVHVSELAASREEQLLRHHLQSVYRDDQGFSYHRGLDSRLSSTQRPKSLAVPGTTSSCSVGFPSFLLEPLGPVMSISPQATYLSKIIPNAYLPASVDVIQIDRRTSHTNGNNGKGAVHTVSKSSPASVSSASPASSRRSGGHGCYDGGEALSHGDSSSRDNGSTATTRSVTSGSGWSHCAVFRDDQVHLLHEGSFGPANPQTVSLVGQERLLQQPGAGDQDLVSLQSSASWVSSTSKVTGTATAQGGPESDLSGPVSAGEMSDVGGDSHRFSRSLSVMKTKLPPAPPRRTNSLHQEEMIKRRLVEIKDLSDSVGGETAEDTSLVTIEISKELYKEITKRSIPVSNSSAFNSLNGTRSSAASNPLSPTQHPPDGRPGSSSSSPQKAPSEGDTFEKTMSPSSGYSTQSGTPTLSLKGICPFASPGKHQKMPIKPERSGSRASSSAASVSSSLNSLSSVTSEHVNQEASKSIPSTPQQASTPPPLRTTEKPPTVTTVTPTRCSASMAIRELLNIPPPPNIKAPSPPPPETWAHNRHTFELLCGPCPNVNRLAQLQRQQELKDEADIIKQKQEPQTEASKESQGSDEKQATVEEVPLIKSESKYIVSKEETEPTLEQVSEVSDCVSQGVESTESQTKEKGSPEMIAEASVEVQKQKQSQEQSSSSIVQVKDQEESLETQVSLATIPKREPPPVMKKSARRKEPAVQVTTDIQQKLPFDEVTVEEKVESPSESEKCSQQAEVEVVAKEVEVEVVAKEVEVVTKEVEGQSATENTTEESPTKPESFTQTIAMEPPKVDRVSPPASPPPAHHPPPPPSKTPPSLVSTPPLEVEEECEEEIPIVEPCWPPPPPPAEPADSVFDEPDEMDFPPPPPPFMTESLPDVVASCNTVTDVQEESIVALDVEEVTETVNGATVAGETADLSPILAQMEMKEDRPEEVILNSNATDETSSGVSESAELQAIPTNESTVVSPVQPNKKEAEVKPSAQQSITMQETITQPTETSPQSHEVLALSEGVPPSLQEAPPPPPMKTALLPPSSISPPSLISVPLPSPVQFEDPMHSEPAVSAFENQPPARRQLSLVNRETRSTEHLSGHNSASIPKEDANIPLVTPSLLQMVRLRSVNVSEDQMKTPSDNNNNYNKGNPPAHDQSPIPTQTPGSQNTTPQKPIRKSPSIKSPPLSLKSSSPSIMAPSMRLQEAIRMKTAAMSSRDGLLTRFRMPSSTSFPSSSGGEYEMLSPVSPEGGDMLKSPASTASFIFSRSSKKVVIETPVASSSPEMQASLQKNRAAVVMKVSDQSTASTVTNGNAGRTGIPRRVPPPVAKKPVLPALPLATLEKTVFSIVTGGSQSERSTPSPRGPEANEETETVRPAGQKALTEDHNTASKMETSSIAEAPMKPL from the exons tgcatttaaaccCGCATCACATCTTTACTCATAAATCCACTTGTCTTATCCTTCGTCCTTCTCTAAACCCTCTTCTCTCAGGCTCCACGTTCAAGCCCCTGAACCCAGTGAAAAGACTAGAGAAAGGGAAGAACAGGAGCAGGAGGACAACTATCATGGGCATACCCCAGCAGGTCCAGAGAGAGCTGG ACCTGCACACTGGGTCTGCGTACCAAGTTCCTTCCAAGCTCCCGAACGGCTCTGGAGGACAAGGTAGTGGCAGCCAACCAGACGTGGTCGTCATCCCCACCATCGACGGAGAAACCCCTCTAGCCAACCACGATGGAGCAAAGGTACATGTCTCAGAACTGGCG GCATCCAGAGAGGAGCAGCTGTTGAGACACCACCTCCAGTCTGTTTACAGGGACGACCAGGGCTTCAGCTACCACAGGGGACTGGACTCtcgtctctcctccacccagaGGCCCAAATCTCTGGCCGTGCCGGGCACGACCTCGTCTTGCTCGGTTGGATTCCCCAGCTTCCTCCTGGAGCCACTT GGTCCGGTGATGTCCATCTCTCCCCAGGCCACCTACCTGTCTAAGATCATCCCCAACGCCTACCTGCCGGCCTCCGTCGACGTCATACAGATTGACCGCAGAACCAGCCATACCAATGGAAACAATGGGAAAGGAGCGGTCCACACCGTCAGCAAGAGTAGCCCGGCATCTGTGTCGTCAGCAAGCCCCGCGTCCTCGAGGAGGTCGGGTGGCCATGGTTGCTATGACGGCGGCGAAGCCCTTTCCCATGGTGACAGTAGTTCCCGTGACAACGGCTCTACGGCGACCACACGCTCAGTGACTTCGGGATCCGGCTGGAGCCACTGCGCAGTCTTCCGAGATGATCAAGTCCATCTCCTCCACGAAGGGAGCTTCGGACCTGCTAACCCACAGACAGTGAGCCTTGTTGGGCAGGAGAGACTGCTGCAGCAGCCTGGTGCTGGGGACCAGGACCTGGTGAGCCTACAAAGCTCAGCTAGCTGGGTCAGCAGCACCAGTAAGGTtactggtactgcaactgctcagGGGGGGCCTGAGTCGGATCTATCTGGGCCTGTCAGTGCTGGGGAGATGAGCGATGTTGGAGGAGACTCTCACAGATTCTCTCGCAGTCTGTCGGTCATGAAGACCAAGCTGCCCCCGGCTCCCCCCAGGAGAACCAACTCCCTGCACCAGGAGGAGATGATAAAGAGGCGACTGGTGGAGATTAAAGACCTCAGTGACTCTGTGGGTGGTGAGACTGCGGAGGACACAAGCTTGGTTACTATCGAGATCTCTAAAGAGCTCTACAAAGAAATCACAAAGCGCTCTATCCCTGTATCCAACTCATCTGCGTTTAACTCTTTAAATGGTACAAGATCCTCCGCAGCCTCTAATCCTCTGAGTCCCACACAGCACCCCCCTGATGGTAGGCCAGGGTCCAGCAGCTCTTCCCCACAGAAAGCTCCCTCAGAGGGAGATACATTTGAAAAGACCATGTCCCCCTCCAGTGGGTACTCAACGCAGAGTGGAACGCCGACACTCTCCCTCAAGGGGATCTGCCCTTTCGCCTCGCCAGGTAAACACCAGAAGATGCCGATCAAACCGGAACGTTCCGGTTCAAGAGCTTCCTCCTCGGCAGCCTCTGTCTCGTCTTCCCTCAACTCCCTGTCTTCAGTCACATCAGAACACGTCAATCAAGAGGCTTCAAAAAGCATCCCTAGCACACCCCAGCAGGCCTCCACACCTCCGCCTCTAAGGACAACAGAAAAGCCACCAACGGTGACCACGGTGACCCCGACCCGTTGCTCTGCATCCATGGCGATCAGAGAGCTGCTTAACATTCCGCCACCCCCCAACATCAAAGCCCCTTCCCCGCCACCCCCGGAAACCTGGGCCCACAACAGACACACCTTCGAACTGCTGTGCGGTCCTTGCCCCAACGTCAACAGGCTAGCACAGCTCCAGAGGCAACAGGAACTAAAAGATGAAGCTGACATCATTAAGCAAAAGCAGGAACCTCAAACTGAAGCTAGCAAAGAGTCTCAAGGCTCAGATGAAAAGCAGGCTACCGTAGAGGAAGTCCCTTTGATAAAATCAGAAAGCAAATACATTGTTTCGAAAGAAGAAACTGAGCCTACGCTAGAGCAGGTGTCTGAGGTATCCGATTGTGTTAGTCAGGGAGTCGAGAGCACGGAAAGTCAAACGAAAGAAAAAGGAAGTCCGGAGATGATCGCAGAAGCAAGTGTAGAGGTCCAGAAGCAGAAGCAAAGCCAGGAgcagagtagtagtagtattgtacaGGTCAAGGATCAAGAAGAGAGTCTAGAGACACAAGTTAGTTTAGCGACGATTCCAAAGAGGGAACCCCCTCCTGTCATGAAGAAAAGTGCTCGTAGAAAAGAACCTGCAGTTCAAGTAACAACAGACATTCAACAAAAGTTGCCATTTGATGAGGTCACAGTAGAGGAGAAGGTAGAATCTCCCAGCGAGAGTGAGAAGTGTTCCCAACAGGCGGAGGTAGAGGTGGTAGCTAAGGAAGTTGAGGTTGAGGTAGTTGCTAAGGAAGTTGAAGTAGTAACTAAGGAGGTCGAAGGTCAGAGTGCTACTGAAAACACTACAGAGGAAAGTCCCACTAAACCAGAGTCATTTACACAGACCATTGCCATGGAGCCTCCCAAAGTGGACAGGGTCTCTCCTCCAgcctcccctccccctgcccaccaccctcctccacccccttctaAGACACCTCCCTCCTTAGTGTCCACTCCCCCACTCGAGgtagaggaggagtgtgaggaagaGATTCCCATAGTAGAGCCCTGCtggccccctccacccccaccagcgGAGCCGGCAGATTCAGTCTTTGATGAGCCAGATGAGATGGActttccacctcctccccctcccttcatgACGGAGAGCTTGCCAGATGTAGTGGCGAGCTGTAACACAGTCACTGATGTCCAGGAGGAGTCCATTGTGGCTCTGGATGTGGAGGAGGTTACGGAAACTGTGAATGGAGCAACTGTGGCTGGGGAAACTGCAGATCTGTCACCCATTCTGGCTCAAATGGAGATGAAGGAGGATAGACCTGAAGAGGTGATTCTGAATTCTAATGCAACTGATGAAACCAGCTCTGGGGTATCTGAATCAGCTGAGCTCCAAGCAATTCCCACAAATGAGTCAACTGTTGTTTCTCCAGTTCAGCCCAATAAGAAAGAGGCAGAGGTCAAGCCATCTGCCCAGCAGTCAATAACAATGCAGGAAACCATAACTCAACCAACAGAAACTTCTCCTCAGTCACATGAAGTCCTGGCTCTATCAGAGGgtgtccctccctcactccagGAGGCTCCTCCCCCACCACCAATGAAAACAGCCTTGTTGCCCCCCTCAagtatctctcctccatctcttatCAGTGTCCCCCTCCCTTCGCCTGTACAATTTGAAGATCCGATGCACTCTGAGCCTGCTGTGAGTGCC ttTGAGAACCAACCACCTGCCAGGAGACAGCTCAGCTTGGTGAACAGAGAGACCAGGAGCACAGAGCATCTGTCTGGGCACAACAGTGCCTCCATTCCCAAAGAAGACGCCAACATTCCACTGGTCACACCCTCTCTGCTTCAAATGGTACGTCTCAGATCGGTCAACGTCAGTGAAGACCAGATGAAAACGCCTTCCGACAACAACAATAATTACAACAAGGGGAATCCACCTGCACACGATCAGAGTCCAATCCCTACCCAAACCCCTGGATCCCAGAACACAACACCCCAAAAACCAATCCGGAAATCCCCATCTATAAAATCCCCACCTCTGTCATTGAAGTCATCATCACCGTCGATAATGGCCCCCTCCATGCGCTTGCAGGAAGCCATCCGCATGAAGACAGCGGCCATGTCTTCCAGAGATGGTCTTCTAACGCGCTTTAGAATGCCATCCTCCACCTCATTCCCCAGTAGCAGCGGTGGTGAATATGAGATGTTATCCCCAGTGTCACCAGAAGGGGGCGACATGCTAAAGTCCCCCGCTTCCACGGCTAGCTTCATCTTCTCCAGGAGCTCAAAGAAGGTCGTTATAGAAACGCCTGTCGCCTCTTCCTCCCCTGAGATGCAGGCGAGCCTTCAAAAGAACCGAGCCGCCGTGGTCATGAAGGTTTCCGACCAATCGACGGCTTCCACGGTCACTAACGGCAACGCTGGAAGAACCGGGATTCCGAGGAGGGTTCCACCACCCGTGGCTAAGAAACCAGTTCTTCCAGCGTTGCCGTTAGCGACCTTGGAGAAGACTGTTTTTTCTATAGTGACGGGTGGTTCTCAGAGTGAGAGGAGCACTCCGTCACCAAGGGGACCAGAAGCTAACGAGGAGACAGAGACGGTGCGACCTGCGGGCCAGAAAGCACTGACAGAGGACCACAATACAGCAA GTAAAATGGAGACGTCTAGCATTGCAGAAGCACCGATGAAGCCCTTGTGA